The stretch of DNA AACTGGCAGCGATCGCTGAAGAGACTGGCGTTGAGGTTCGCTTCGTCACCTTCCACCGTCTAGACTATGGCGAAACGGCCCAAAGTTTTGCCGATCAGTTGTTCGAAACCTGGTTTCCCACACCGGAATCCCAAGCCAAGCAAGTGGTACTGGTGCTGGATAATGTCACCAACACCACCGCCATCCATGCCGACGCGTCGGTCAGCGATCGGCTAACCGCAGAGATTGCCGAGAGCATTGCGCAAGAAACACTGCAAGTGCCCATTCGCGACGGCAACAAATACAACCAAGCCTTTCTAGACGCGGGCGATCGCCTCCTAGCCGTGCTGACGGGGCAACCCGATCCTGGGCCGCCAGTGGTTGAAGTCACCATCCAAACCGAAGGCACCTACGCCAAAGCCGAGGAAACGGATCAAAATAGCTCCACGGTGCTCATTGTCGGCTTCCTGATTGCCGCCACCGTGATCCCCATGGTCACCTACTACATCTACGTTCGTTAAACCAGCACTGAGCATCATCCCCAAAGCTGTTTCGCATCCTCCAGTGTCGGCAACTGTAGCTGATAGGATGGACTTCGCTCAGTCAAAATTCGCGGACCGTGATTGATGCCATACAAATACCGCTTAATTTCTCGTTTCTGAAGTAAAAATTGCCCAAAATATTGCATCGGTCGAACTAGTTTTTTCTGCAGCGGGGACTGTCGTAGCCACTGGGCATATCCGGACGCAATTGGGCCAGACAATAGCTGATGCCATTGCATTGCAGTTTGAGCCGGAGTGA from Candidatus Obscuribacterales bacterium encodes:
- a CDS encoding TPM domain-containing protein; translation: MVKSANAASVWTALCKPILIALVSVFFMLQVGVMPAHATGVYSMPSVAAGDPIWVIDEADIISRLNQGKLDRQLAAIAEETGVEVRFVTFHRLDYGETAQSFADQLFETWFPTPESQAKQVVLVLDNVTNTTAIHADASVSDRLTAEIAESIAQETLQVPIRDGNKYNQAFLDAGDRLLAVLTGQPDPGPPVVEVTIQTEGTYAKAEETDQNSSTVLIVGFLIAATVIPMVTYYIYVR